One genomic region from Oceanidesulfovibrio indonesiensis encodes:
- the nadC gene encoding carboxylating nicotinate-nucleotide diphosphorylase, which yields ALDGPSRVLLTGERTALNFVQTLSGVAREVRRYADLLAGTRTQLLDTRKTLPGLRTALKYAVLCGGGANHRLGLSDAFLIKENHIIASGSVRQAVEKAFWLHPDVPVEVEVESLEELEQAIKAGADIIMLDNFETEQMREAVKLTNGRARLEVSGNVTFDTIREFAETGVDYISVGALTKHVRAPDLSMRSK from the coding sequence GCGCTGGACGGCCCTTCCCGCGTCCTGCTGACCGGCGAACGCACCGCGCTCAATTTTGTACAGACGCTTTCTGGCGTGGCCAGGGAAGTGCGTCGCTACGCTGACCTGCTGGCCGGTACCCGTACCCAGCTGCTGGATACCCGCAAAACGCTGCCGGGCCTGCGCACGGCCCTGAAGTATGCGGTCCTCTGCGGGGGTGGCGCAAACCATCGTCTGGGCTTATCCGACGCCTTCCTGATTAAAGAGAACCACATTATTGCCTCTGGCTCCGTGCGTCAGGCGGTGGAGAAAGCCTTCTGGCTGCATCCGGACGTGCCCGTTGAGGTGGAAGTCGAAAGCCTTGAAGAACTTGAGCAGGCGATTAAGGCCGGGGCCGATATCATCATGCTCGATAACTTCGAAACAGAGCAGATGCGCGAGGCGGTAAAACTGACAAACGGCCGGGCCCGGCTTGAAGTGTCCGGGAACGTCACATTCGACACGATCCGTGAGTTTGCCGAAACCGGCGTGGATTACATCTCCGTCGGCGCGCTGACAAAGCACGTTCGCGCCCCCGACCTCTCAATGCGCTCCAAATAG